Proteins encoded by one window of Chondromyces crocatus:
- a CDS encoding glycosyltransferase, whose protein sequence is MKITLLALGSRGDVQPAVALGKGLAAHGHAVRILAGTNFHPWIQAHGLQTADSTVDTEVMMQTELGITWAERGTNPFVTSKTVAQLHERFGDALADDMVRASEDAEVILSSFTSSMHATAIAAATGAVHISAMLQPSPLATRHGPASMAAVSPRGDSVLNLLFSKLVVEPTLWSMTGPVFNRLRNKLDLPQQGRKEAIATLRRTPTVFGCSPHLVPRAPDWPENWQLAGFWFLDEPEAYQPPEALVRFLEAGEPPICIGFGSMPARDPKALTHMILDALAQSGRRAILLSGWAGLGGVTLPETVFRLDSAPHGWLFPRVAAVVTHGGAGTIAASLRAGRPTVTVPHLGDQLYWGRRIAELGVGPEPIPRPKLRASRLATALAAVSDRDMMRRAAELGEKLRAEEGVATGVAMIEKLVADHRR, encoded by the coding sequence ATGAAGATCACGCTCCTCGCCCTCGGCAGCCGTGGCGACGTGCAGCCTGCCGTCGCTCTCGGCAAGGGACTCGCTGCCCATGGTCACGCGGTCCGCATCCTCGCTGGCACGAACTTCCACCCCTGGATACAGGCGCACGGCCTCCAGACGGCCGACTCGACCGTCGACACGGAGGTGATGATGCAGACCGAGCTGGGGATCACCTGGGCCGAGCGCGGCACCAACCCCTTCGTTACCAGCAAGACGGTGGCGCAGCTCCACGAGCGTTTCGGGGACGCGCTGGCCGACGACATGGTGCGCGCCTCGGAGGACGCGGAGGTCATCCTGAGCAGCTTCACGTCGTCCATGCACGCCACCGCCATCGCGGCGGCGACCGGCGCGGTCCACATCAGCGCGATGCTCCAGCCTTCCCCGCTGGCGACGCGCCATGGGCCCGCCTCGATGGCGGCGGTGTCGCCGCGCGGTGACAGCGTGCTCAACCTGCTCTTCAGCAAGCTCGTCGTCGAGCCGACGCTGTGGAGCATGACCGGCCCCGTCTTCAACCGGCTGCGCAACAAGCTCGACCTCCCCCAGCAAGGCCGGAAGGAAGCCATCGCGACGCTCCGGCGCACGCCGACCGTGTTCGGGTGCAGTCCGCACCTGGTCCCCCGCGCGCCGGACTGGCCCGAGAACTGGCAGCTCGCGGGGTTCTGGTTTCTCGACGAGCCCGAGGCGTACCAGCCCCCGGAGGCCCTCGTCCGCTTCCTGGAGGCCGGAGAGCCCCCGATCTGCATCGGCTTCGGGAGCATGCCGGCGCGCGATCCCAAGGCGCTGACCCACATGATCCTCGACGCGCTGGCCCAGAGCGGGCGGCGCGCGATCCTGCTGTCGGGCTGGGCAGGCCTCGGTGGGGTCACGCTCCCGGAGACCGTCTTCCGCCTCGATTCAGCCCCTCACGGCTGGCTGTTTCCACGGGTCGCGGCGGTGGTCACGCACGGCGGCGCCGGGACGATCGCGGCCAGCTTGCGCGCAGGTCGACCGACCGTGACCGTCCCTCATCTCGGCGATCAGCTCTACTGGGGTCGCCGCATCGCCGAGCTGGGGGTCGGTCCCGAGCCCATCCCCCGGCCGAAGCTGCGTGCATCGAGGCTCGCCACAGCGCTCGCAGCCGTCAGCGACAGGGACATGATGCGGCGCGCCGCGGAGCTCGGAGAGAAGCTCCGCGCCGAGGAGGGGGTGGCGACGGGTGTGGCGATGATCGAGAAGCTCGTCGCAGACCACAGACGCTGA